One part of the Phragmites australis chromosome 3, lpPhrAust1.1, whole genome shotgun sequence genome encodes these proteins:
- the LOC133912796 gene encoding protein FATTY ACID EXPORT 5-like, whose translation MHDFCFTIPYGFAVLAGGVLGYLRRGSTASLAGGTAAGALLLLAGFVSLKAFKKSRNSYLALALETLCALALTYVMGQRFLETSKIMPAGVVAGLSALMSAFYLFKIATGGNHIPPKKE comes from the exons ATGCACGACTTCTGCTTCACGATCCCATACGGGTTCGCCGTGCtggccggcggcgtgctggGCTACCTCCGCCGCGGCAGCACCGCCTCCCTGGCCGGCGGCACCGCTGCCGGcgcgctgctcctcctcgcggGATTCGTCAGCCTCAAGGCCTTCAAGAAGAGCCGCAACTCCTacctcgccctcgccctcgaGACAC TTTGTGCATTGGCCTTGACTTATGTTATGGGGCAAAGATTCCTTGAAACTTCGAAGATAATGCCAGCTGGTGTTGTTGCTGGTCTCAG TGCCTTGATGTCTGCATTCTATCTATTCAAAATTGCAACAGGCGGCAACCATATCCCACCAAAGAAA